TTTCCCCTCACACATAAACCAGCCATAGTTTGCACAAAAGAAACATATATACTCCAAGCAAATTAAGCATATTTTTAATCCAAGCTATCCTCCCGTAGCATATGATATCCCACGCCGATCCAGTGTGGCGAGGTACGCCGCCCGGTCCATCTCGTACCCGTGCAAGTTTTCCCAcggatcaccgccgccgccgccggcgtcgtgGCTCGCGACCTTCTGCACCTCCTGCTTATCGAGGCTCAGCGCGTAGACCTCGCTGCTCCCGTCACTGTACCCGGCCGTGAACAAGACGACGCCGCTCTTCTCGCAGAACCACCGCAGCTTCACCTCGGTCACATCGGCCGGCAGGTGCTGCTCCACCTGGATCAACTCAACCTCATCCTCCTCCTGCCGTTGATAAACGCTGCGGTTCAACTTGGAGACCCGTAGCGCCACGCACCTCGGCCAATCCCGGAATATCATCTGGACAGTACACAGTCTCCTCTCCGGCGACACGCCCAGTATGGTGTTGCCGTCGACGAAGGCGCGGCTCAGCACCTGCGCATGCAACGTGTCCAGCGAAAGCGCGAGCACGCCGTTCTTGGCAAACCAGCACGCCACCTTGCCGCCTTGGACCACCACGGCGGTGCGCGTCACCCCCATCCCCATCTGCTTCTTGCCCAGCCTCTCGCTCATTATGGCCTCCGGGCTCCACACGCCGTCCTCCGACGAGTAGCTCCTGAATGCGGTGTTGCTACGGCACGTGTTGTAGAAGAGGATGACGCGGtaggaggcaggcggcggcgggtcgCCCTCGCTGGTTTGGTCGTGGTCGTCGGCGGTGAGCACCGTGCATGCGTAGCGTCCGATGCCGTCGTCTTCGCCGCTGAGGGGCGGGAGGATGTTCACCTGGCCGGTCATGGGGTTGCAGACGCAGAGCTTGATGGCCCGCTCGCGTCTCCCGCGGCGGAGGTCGGCCACGATGAGGCCGTTGCGGGAGGCGACGAGCCGGGGGCTGTGGAACAGCCCGTTCTCCGGCCGTTCCACAAGCGCCTTCAGCGAGGGGGTTCGCAGGAGGCCGACGATCCGAGCGGCGGAAGCCGTTGGCGCGAACCGCAGCTCTGCGGCGCCCTGGTGGAAAAATCcgagggcgaggcggcggacgAACCTCCCGGGCCACGGCCGCGACGTGGTGCGGCAGATGAATGCGGCCTCGCTGGACACGAGGCGACACCAGCGACGGCAGGTGGCAGCGCAGCGCACAAGGTCGACGATCTCGGGGAGGCCGGCGAAGATGCCTACGAGGATCTCGTCCGTGAGTGGCGTGCCGTCCTCTGTCTCGGCGCCGCCATGGGAGGAGGAGTCGGCCCGCCTAGGTCGCTTGGAGGGCTCGCGCTGGGCACCTCTGCTGCTTGGATCCGCCACTGCGACGGAGGAGTTAGGACGGGACGAGAGGCGGGGTCGCCGCGCCGGCGGCATCGCGTACGCAGGAGATAGGTCTCCAAGGTGTCGTGGACTGGTTCTTTTTTAAGGGAAAAGGTGTCGTGATTTAAGGAGAGCTACATCAGCGGCTATAAAGTCGGGTCCGTTGTTCCAATCAACGCCGAACAAAATTATCCAAATTATACTTCTTCCATATCTGAAAATTAAGCAAGTTGTGTACGGGTTTCTTTTTATTAggagcatctccaacggccgcgCCAAACGACACGCACGCGCGGTAAATCCAGCTTTTAGCGCGCGCGGGGCGTTTTGCCGCGCTCCAACGGCGGCGGGAAACTCGCGCGCGCGAAAACCACCGACCGCCGAGGATGATAATGGTGATGATGATAGCGACTTAGAGTAGTTTTTTTATGCAATCTATCTCGTTTTttatcgtttgtcgtttttattaTTATGCAATCTATGTTTTcgatgtaaaatacctttgtatcgTTTAAAATCTATGTAATCTATCTAGTTTTTATGCTTCCAATGCCTACATTTCTAGTTTGTAGAATGAGCGCGCGCGCTGTATTTtttgcgcgctgcattttagcgcggctgctggagcggtcgctgcgcgccgcgccaaaccaggccATGGGCGCGCGCTAAAGCTGTTTTTTGCGTGCGCCGCgttcggcgcctgttggagatgctctaagaagaCACCGGAAACAAGTAGTGTTAGAGTTAGAGGGAAAGATATCATGTGATACCATATGTTAGGTGataccatgatacgggcttctgggAGCCGTTGGATCTCAGATCCGACAACTCCCCGGAGTTCTTGAGCATTTTGCAAAAAGTCATCCGGGAATCTTAAAATTTCGCGTAGGTACAATAGACTTCCGGAAGCCGTCGGATCTGAGATCCAACGGCCgagaagcccgtatcatggtatCACTTTAGTGTTGGTAGCACCTGATATTTTTCCTAGAGGGTGTCGCCCGCTAGGCTCCTACGGTTGATTTCTTTGTTGTGTGCTTCACCTGAAAGAAAACCTGACTCGGGCAGGCTTTTaattatctttatctttatctttatctttacctaatatatatatatatataattaattacctaataataaagtaaattgggtttctttcgtccgtcatggcatttttagaaaagtccctctatttcacagaattcaacccgcagtcctgttttaagtcaAAATGAGTCGTtttttcgtattttacacaaaagtccctgtgtTTTTTTGAAATCAACCCgtcgtccggatttaagtcacacccgaaccgttatttaagtttttcaaaaaaaaacctgacggtttaggtaattcatccgcggatcatatttaagtcaaacagataccttttaaaatcatccatatcttttaaaccgtaactccgatttgaacatgttatatataaaatttgataaaaaaatagaatatgaatatgagattatttttacctattaagtatttttaaatattattttggaatatatttaaatAAAACAAATGGTTTTCTAAATTATATGTATCTTTTGAACCATAACTTCGATTTTAACttattatatatgaaatttcattagaaaaatatgtggaatctaaatatgatgttaattttacctgttaaatatttttaaatattgttttggaagcaaacttataatttctaGCGCAAGATCCATTTTTCTTTCGTAAcagcggcgatccggattgcaaattaACACgccactataaccatatagggaaaagaaaacatcgataactacacatgcatacctctgaaaaatgtcacagaggaaaacaacagatttctcatcgcgagagtgagagaaggcgagcgagagagagagagagagagagagaggggtgggggagggaggagagagggagagagagacgcttTAGGATTAgccatattcaacacacgttttttgttgttttgtgtgaataccgaggccatcgccggcgagggtgagaaggaggataagcggcaacacaaatatgatgcctcgcaaaaataaaggagatggacctattgtggtcttgagtgatggttatTGAGTTAAGAGCGTGTCTTATGTTTTCAATCCCATTGCAACACACGGGTTCTTTTGCTAGTAGTGCTGAAATCAGTATTGCTCAATATAACAATGTAAAAAAGATCAAGATAGCCCCATGATATCAACAAGGTCTATTTGTAGCCTTCCCAAACATTTCCAGCATCACCAAGAGTTCATATTTGTAACAAAGTACATATACACTTCATAGATTTGGTTAAAATTTGTACCTTTCACAAACACTCACAATGTACATCACTATGGGTTTATAAGAGTGAAGTGCATTGTAGGTCCTCGAACAATTTCAGGGATGTCATGTAGGTCCTTGAACTACGAAAACGTCATCCAGGTCCTCGAAGTGCGGTAAGTGTGTCATTTAGGTCCAAAATCTGCCTAACCCCATCTGACTGGCCAGCTGGCGCCGCTGACCGCGACACGTACGCGATGAACAGTGCAccgtgaacagtaaaatcgaaaaaaaaatccCAATCAAAACAAAATTTGTCATGGTCAATGGCGACAGCTGGCCAGTCAAATGGGGTTAGGTAGATTTTGAACCTGAATGACACACTTACTGCACTTCGAGGACCTGGATGACGATTTTCATAGTTTGAGAACCTACGTAACATCCCTGAAATAGTTTGAGAGGACCTACATTGCACTTCACTCGGTTTAAACCAGATACAAATATTGAAAAAATCAAAGTGAGTAAACAAGTTAGAGTTAGACTAAAGGATTTGCGCACTTTGTTGCGCCGGAAGCACATTGGAGATTGCAGTGACATCTTTCCTCATTTCAATGTGTTCGCTGAAATCTACTTACAAAATGTTTAATTGGTCAATAGGGTGAAGGACCACATTGCACAGTGGCAGCAAAACGACATCCCCTTAAAAGCATAGGAAAACAATAAGTAGTCGCTTATATGAAAATGCAGATCAATAAATAGTCGCTTTTATCTTGTTCTCAGATCATATTCTCCTGGGAGTTGCCCACGTACATCTTCTCTTTATAGAAGTCAGTCAAAACAGAATATAGTGACAGATTTTGAGTTTTTATTTAAAAATGTCTATAACACAATTTGTTAACCGAAGAACATAAAATAACTTTTCCGTATATTTCATCTTTCAATCAAGTATACGTGGATATGCAAGCTTCGCTGCGCTCGGAATTGCAGCGATAAAATTTAAGTTACATATATATACTATTTAGTCCATCTGAATGGCCAAAACAGAGTGCACAAGATTTTAGTAAACCAATCAATCCATTTTAGTAAACAGGCTGTGAACGCACAAAAAATGGAGCATGCTCGGAAGAAAATGCCACATTCTTAAGGCATTATCAACCCAGAATAATGGATCGTCTCTGAGAGTACATCATATAGATCAAACAAAGAACTATGTTGAAAATTCAAGCCACTTTTTTACTAAATACACCAGTATTATACATGAGCTCTTTTATGGTGATTGGCGAGTTACGACTTGTAATTTCATGTAACTCCATCTCTGATTTTTTGTGACCGTCGATTTAAACACGTAATAAAAATTATTAAGTTAAATTAGTCAAGGGTATTATTGTCTTTGTCCGTTCCGTTTTTTCTTTTGGACTGCCGTTCCGTCTTGATCGGTCAACCCATCGTGTCGTCAACCCTAACCCACCAGCGCGTCTGCAATACCCTCCCCGTGCGGAGCCGCCGCGGCTACCATGTGGGCGGCGCTGCTCTCTTGtcctggtggccaccgacgtaccCTGACGTTGCATCAGCTGACCTGCCCCCACCGCCCGATCCCCACTCaatccttcctcgccgccgccgctgccgccgaagACCTGGATGAGGCGACGCTAACTTGCGGAATGGACACCTCTGCGTCGAGGACACCGACCTCGAGCGGTCAACCAAGAATTCCGAGGAGGCCATCCTCGGCGACCTCTCCTCGCTCGGCCTTGACTGGGACGAAGGTACGTACATACGGTTACTGAACATTCATTTTCCAATCTGTACTATAGAGCAGCGATTGCTAATTGCAAGTAGATAATGAGAGATCTCCGGCGGGATCAAATACTATGGCTGATTGCAAGTTGTCATactgcagaattcctacagcaaaTAAAAAATGAGCATCACTGTATTCTACAGCAAACACTGTTTCTTACCCTGCAAATTCCCAACGCAAGACTTCATAATGCCACAAGGTTGCACTTGTGTGCTATTGCAGATACAAATCGGTGTCATCTTAATATGCTTAATGGAGGTGTACTGTAGGGAAAGGGTGTTGTTTGAAATGTACTGTTTAAGATCTTCCCGGTGCCCCCTTTACCTTGAGCATGCATATCACcgattaatttatttattttggttctTCTTTTTGAAGGCTTATACTGACGACTTGGCTATGCAGTGACAGCCTCTTGTTTTTGTTTTTACGCAAGATGCCTACTCATCAAATTATATAAGATATGAATTCTGAAGACAACTGCACAGACAGTATTTGTGATGACACATGTAGTTTTATATAGCCCAATTCTGAATTTTCATGGCCACTACTGTGCTTTTATTCTTTGTCGATTGTTATCTGTCTTACATACAGTATTGGTTTTGGCTTATGGATTCATGATATGCTACTGGTTCTTGGTATGCTTAGATGTATATACAACCCTTGGGTAATACGGATATTATATTATGCAGTTGTTTCATCTTGGAAATTGTTTCATGTCTGATTCCATTTGTTACCGGAAAGGGACCACCTTCGGCAAATGTGCTTTTGCAGTTTTAGAATTTTATGAAGTTTTCAGCTATTAAATCATTTTTTCTCGACCTGTAGCTGAATATGTCTTCTTGCCTGAAATGATTCAGTTTTTGTTGTGTGCAGGACCAAGAATCAGAGAGGAAGGTCTGCCAAGAAAAGAGGATGTCACATGGAAAATGATATTGTACTTATTATGCTGAATTCTGAATTGTTGAAGATTGTACTGTATTTTAGCTATTAATCAGATTCTTTTTTAGAATCATGAGGCTCTTTCTGTATGACCATTACTATGAATTTTTTTAGGAACGTGAAGATTATCACTCATTATTGAAAGAAAACTGTATACATTTGTACTATAATGATTTTTACTATTACTTTGAATTGGCTTCAGCGTAGGGCTATTAATTCGTATTCTGATAGACTATTTTTATACATAAAACAACCACCAAATCCATACAACCAGTTCAATagcaagaaaattaaaaaataagtCTGTTGGGGCAAGTGGCCTATTGATCAATGCCATAATGAAAAGGTAAAAAGAAGCCACCAAGTGGCCTATTGATCAATGGCGAGGCAAGGCGACATGATGCTATAGTCATCGAGTCCATCATGCTGCCAAGCCGGTTCAAGACCTACTGCCCATTAAGTGAGTGTCAGTGTTGCGAAAAGGCAATTTGAATATAGAGTCGGTTGCCCCTCGTAAGAAGACACACTCAATAATCATCTTGTTATGCGTCATCTAGAAGTTCCAGGTCATCGTCGCGAACAGTAAACAAAAGAGGCTTCTCATCGTCCCAGTCAGGCTGGCCTGCGTTAAGAAACTGTAGCAGGTTCAGGTtatggtgtcctggactagtgggtactcaccatgtcatctctcGGGCAGGTGGGCCGGGCCGAGGACCTCCGTTTCAGTTCATTAACGGCCATTCCAAAAGGCCCATGGCGTATAGACGGACTATTCTCGAAGACTTGGTGCATACTCAAAAGACTTAGATGTCGTCTACACCACGATCTACCACATACATAGTCGACTTATCTATAACCCTAGACCCCATGGTAACTATACAAACTTGGGGGTAGGGCTCGTAGACGACATCAACAATCTCGTGGTGGACAAACCTGTACTCTCTACTCCGTCATAAATTAATACAATAAAAAAGCAGGAGATAgtgtattatctcttcgagagatcccgaacctgggtaaaacaaccaTCCAATTTTATCATTGCATCTAGGGTACTACCTTGGGACCCCTATTGAGATTCGCAGAATCGACTCCATCATTGGTGGCCCATGCAGGTCTCGCAATGTAGCCGCCGCGAATCAATGGCGATCAACATGGGTGAGCAGATGGGTTCTGGCATGACCTTTATGCCAGGCCTGATCTTTGTTTTCGGTGGCAGCATGCTCTCCACTGACTCGACCGGCCATCTAGGCCAGTTTGATAACCTTGCTCCGGGCTAGGTCATGGGATTTGGTAACTTGGAGTATACCACGGATTCTCGCGGGGAGCTGGCCTTCTCGAGTTGGGTGTCAGACCAGATCGAGGGACAAAAGACATGCCCGTGCGAACGCCGAGGTAAGATAAGGCTCAGGACGAGTAAGAAAACCTTACATCATACCTGGTCACAATCTCAGATCCGACGACATAGCTTGGGTGCTCGACAACCGACCTGACATCGCAGGAACACCCCAGATCTATGTCAGATCGGATCTCGGGAAAACTTCCCCTGGCACTGATGTCAGATCAGGATTAGGAggactcactactagggaaaaccttatacacagaatcttagcagtagcgctggataaaatgaggcgctactgctacttagtagtagcgcgtgccaGTAAGAGGCACTACTGCTAtcttgttagtagtagcgtgttttagcaaaatgcgctgctgctaagtttgaactgggcgcatatggctagccccacttagcagcagcgcgtatccctatccagcgctactgctatgcttcGTAGTAGTAGTGCTTTTCTGCAACACGAGCTGCTACTATCACTACCTTATCGTCCCCGCGCGGCCGACGACCCCCTTACtctccctctcactcactctcccccgCACCCCCGTCATCCGCCGCTGCCACCGTTCCCCGATGACCGTCGTCATCGCCCGCCGCCGCTGTTCCTCCTCCACTGAGGTAGTCactcctccctccttccctccctcctccTTGATGTTATGAACcatgcctcatctgatgtttccgaaaggtcgccttgatgttatgaACTTACGGCCAGGTCATCGTCCTACGCATCACAGTTGTTCATACCAGATTTTTAAAACCGATGAacacatgacaatcaaagattggaaaaaatgtatggtcactcatagggagctacttggaagcaacattttgcgaagtgcaagaattgaagacaggataatctccattctccataatggagagtcggggcctatcttgttttatgctattttatctaagagaagtaggtcctaggtacaatatgatattatgtgctacaatgtgttagctagagttgatgatgatgatcatgaggagttgttatatgacaatgagaagttgttatatgacaatgatgatcatgagaAGTTGTTATATGATagtgatgtattatgatgataagttgtaatgatatgatgatcatgatgatgattatgatgtaaaaacaatctctaaattgctactgtatgaaaacttgtataatgatgtatgaatatgacataaaaaagagaaaatagaatatgcaatagtagtagtagcgcgggcacaaAGGCGCGCTGCTAGTACTTAC
The sequence above is drawn from the Triticum aestivum cultivar Chinese Spring chromosome 7A, IWGSC CS RefSeq v2.1, whole genome shotgun sequence genome and encodes:
- the LOC123147324 gene encoding uncharacterized protein; its protein translation is MWAALLSCPGGHRRTLTLHQLTCPHRPIPTQSFLAAAAAAEDLDEATLTCGMDTSASRTPTSSGQPRIPRRPSSATSPRSALTGTKDQESERKVCQEKRMSHGK